One Niabella beijingensis DNA window includes the following coding sequences:
- the pdhA gene encoding pyruvate dehydrogenase (acetyl-transferring) E1 component subunit alpha, with the protein MATKFSKETYLYWYELMQLIRTFELTAEEKYKMEGKIRGFFHAYVGQEAIAAGCMTATKPEDIFITAYRDHGLAIAKGVSLDSCMAELYGKATGCAKGKGGSMHFFGKEQHFYGGHGIVGAQIGTGTGLAFAENYKGTENVVLCFFGDGAARQGILHESFNLAMLWKLPVIYICENNNYAMGTSVERTSNIHDIYKLGAAYEMPSEVVDGMNPETVHDAVAKAVKRAREKGGPTLLEIKTYRYKGHSISDPQKYRTKEEVDEYKSKDPINLLRKNILDSKLATEPQLKEIDTRCDEVVAASVTFAEESPFPSDDEVLKDVYVDQNYPFIVD; encoded by the coding sequence GTGGCAACAAAATTTTCAAAAGAGACCTACCTGTACTGGTATGAATTGATGCAGCTGATTCGCACATTTGAGCTTACAGCCGAGGAGAAATATAAGATGGAGGGAAAGATCCGTGGTTTTTTCCATGCCTATGTAGGGCAGGAAGCGATTGCTGCGGGTTGTATGACCGCCACCAAACCCGAAGATATCTTTATTACAGCTTACCGGGATCACGGGCTGGCTATTGCCAAAGGAGTATCCCTGGACAGCTGTATGGCGGAGCTTTATGGCAAGGCCACCGGTTGTGCCAAGGGTAAGGGTGGCAGCATGCACTTTTTTGGTAAAGAACAGCATTTTTATGGCGGACACGGTATTGTGGGTGCGCAGATCGGCACCGGTACCGGGCTGGCCTTTGCAGAAAACTATAAAGGGACTGAAAATGTAGTGCTGTGCTTCTTCGGCGATGGAGCCGCACGCCAGGGTATTTTACACGAGTCCTTTAACCTGGCCATGCTGTGGAAACTGCCGGTGATCTATATCTGCGAGAACAATAATTACGCGATGGGTACATCCGTTGAACGGACCTCCAACATTCATGATATCTATAAACTGGGTGCCGCTTATGAAATGCCTTCGGAAGTGGTGGATGGAATGAACCCTGAAACTGTTCATGATGCAGTGGCTAAAGCGGTAAAACGCGCCCGCGAAAAAGGCGGACCCACCCTGCTGGAAATTAAGACCTACCGGTATAAAGGGCACTCCATCAGCGATCCCCAGAAATACCGCACCAAAGAAGAGGTGGATGAGTACAAATCAAAAGACCCGATCAACCTGCTCCGCAAAAATATCCTGGACAGCAAGCTGGCAACGGAACCACAGCTGAAAGAGATCGATACCCGCTGCGACGAGGTAGTGGCTGCTTCTGTAACCTTTGCCGAAGAAAGCCCCTTCCCATCGGATGATGAAGTGCTGAAAGATGTGTACGTGGACCAGAATTATCCGTTCATTGTAGATTAA
- a CDS encoding cytochrome-c peroxidase, whose amino-acid sequence MRFVFGIAIFFTWLGLSSWLNKNHAGKAAAGAPADSLRLLYERPVSQWPHPTIDSGVVWKELEPIPGDSSWQLVETDPKTRLGMLLFFDPRLSGSSQISCSSCHDPDLSWQDGRVVALGNDHLQGNRNTQSLLNVAIWPKLFWDGRAKDFEAQMVEPLSAHHEMNMDVPALPDKLEKIPGYPPLFEKAFGKGAVSFKKISEALAAFQQTIKSRSTRFDAFMRGNYKKLNDQEIAGLHLFRTKARCMNCHNGTYLTDFSFHNIGLTYYKRKYEDLGRYNITKDRADVGKFRTPSLRELDHTRPWMHNGLFHSLEGIVNIYNSGMPQLPKTEAQKADPLFPKTDRLVKPLNLTDEEKTQLVAFLNTLNGVPYRMRRPELPR is encoded by the coding sequence ATGCGTTTTGTTTTTGGGATCGCGATCTTTTTTACCTGGCTGGGACTCAGCTCCTGGCTGAATAAAAATCACGCCGGAAAGGCGGCTGCCGGTGCGCCTGCTGATTCATTAAGATTATTGTATGAACGACCCGTCTCCCAATGGCCTCACCCTACCATCGATTCCGGTGTGGTGTGGAAGGAGCTGGAGCCGATACCCGGAGACAGCAGCTGGCAGCTGGTGGAGACCGACCCGAAAACGCGGCTGGGTATGCTGTTGTTTTTTGATCCCCGCCTCTCCGGTTCCAGCCAGATCTCCTGCAGCAGCTGTCACGATCCCGATCTTTCCTGGCAGGATGGGAGGGTTGTGGCACTGGGTAACGACCACCTGCAGGGCAACCGCAATACACAGAGTCTGCTGAATGTGGCCATCTGGCCGAAACTGTTCTGGGACGGACGCGCCAAGGATTTTGAGGCACAGATGGTAGAGCCCCTGAGTGCACATCACGAAATGAATATGGATGTGCCCGCCCTGCCGGATAAACTGGAAAAGATCCCCGGCTATCCGCCGCTGTTTGAAAAGGCATTCGGAAAAGGTGCCGTAAGTTTTAAAAAAATCTCGGAAGCCCTGGCCGCTTTTCAGCAAACCATCAAAAGCCGTTCCACCCGTTTTGATGCGTTCATGCGGGGAAATTATAAAAAACTGAACGACCAGGAGATCGCCGGGCTGCACCTGTTCCGCACCAAGGCCCGTTGCATGAACTGTCATAATGGAACTTATCTTACCGATTTCAGTTTTCATAATATCGGTCTTACCTATTACAAACGAAAATATGAGGACCTGGGACGCTACAACATTACCAAAGACCGGGCAGATGTGGGTAAATTCCGGACACCATCGCTCCGGGAACTGGATCATACCCGTCCCTGGATGCACAACGGACTATTTCACAGTCTGGAGGGCATTGTGAATATCTATAACAGCGGTATGCCGCAATTGCCGAAAACGGAAGCGCAGAAGGCGGATCCCCTATTTCCCAAAACGGACCGCCTCGTGAAGCCGCTGAACCTGACCGATGAGGAAAAAACACAACTGGTAGCCTTTCTAAATACACTTAATGGCGTGCCTTACCGGATGCGGAGGCCCGAACTGCCCCGGTGA
- a CDS encoding DUF6850 family outer membrane beta-barrel protein, which yields MRPGIQYVLLSAFVLSMVYGRAQNTDSIQNAVKERYSEWSEARSRYYTGPALKKWQWTQNAAQLDVSYHNSANDQFLPQKGSGRNGFLVHTASYTTNQKNRTLWGRAFYNNQTLRDVKYNETLDYDLIYPLAMVDTAGGDLKSETYFFSGGFAGQLSGMELGVSAGYRGEQAFRARDPRTKDLTSKIDLTVSASMPVSTHYQLGLDIGGFTYRQNNAVGFSSELGSATIYHDAGMGIYNLLLTGANTQAFFNATQYGAAINWVTKTEKGFLVTASYHQLNLDKRLNTRIFFTPINTVSEYMLDGSVGYILRKGSSNYLFQVSGASKRRRADEGIYDNRNTSTGYVEIGRASRYSSGYTRLGAKAILERAVANAVWSVTGQIDWVDDEYQYAIPLRKIMISQIIPGAGLNYFRSVRKSSFAINIQGRYTHNTEARYSWPDVNEESMVYAMLTDMYRSYAADGLSLKGFIRYDIPVAPKLGIYFKTAAERNRFKTFSGQAYEFWLTAGVSF from the coding sequence ATGCGCCCGGGTATACAATATGTACTGCTGTCGGCATTTGTTTTGAGCATGGTCTATGGCCGTGCTCAAAATACCGACAGTATCCAAAATGCGGTAAAGGAGCGCTACTCGGAGTGGAGTGAAGCGAGGTCTCGTTATTATACCGGTCCGGCGCTGAAAAAATGGCAGTGGACGCAAAATGCTGCACAACTGGATGTGTCCTATCACAATTCGGCGAACGACCAGTTTCTGCCACAGAAAGGCAGCGGCAGAAATGGTTTTCTTGTACACACAGCCAGCTATACCACCAACCAAAAAAACAGGACCTTGTGGGGTAGGGCTTTTTACAATAATCAGACCCTCCGGGATGTAAAATATAATGAAACCCTGGATTACGACCTGATCTATCCCCTTGCGATGGTGGATACGGCGGGCGGCGATCTTAAATCCGAGACCTATTTTTTTTCCGGTGGTTTCGCCGGGCAGCTTTCGGGGATGGAACTCGGTGTTTCCGCAGGGTACAGGGGTGAACAGGCTTTCCGGGCACGGGACCCCCGAACAAAGGACCTGACATCAAAGATCGACCTGACGGTTTCCGCTTCCATGCCGGTTTCAACCCACTATCAGCTGGGGCTGGATATCGGTGGTTTTACGTACCGTCAGAACAACGCCGTAGGTTTTAGCAGTGAACTGGGCAGCGCTACCATTTATCATGATGCTGGTATGGGTATTTATAACCTGTTGCTTACGGGTGCCAATACGCAGGCATTTTTTAATGCAACACAATATGGTGCGGCGATCAACTGGGTAACAAAGACGGAGAAGGGTTTTTTGGTGACGGCCTCCTATCATCAGTTGAACCTCGACAAGCGGTTAAATACAAGGATCTTTTTTACGCCCATTAACACCGTATCGGAATACATGCTGGATGGCTCGGTGGGATATATCCTGCGGAAAGGTTCTTCCAACTATTTATTTCAGGTGAGCGGTGCATCAAAAAGGCGCAGAGCCGACGAAGGGATCTATGACAACAGAAACACCAGCACCGGCTATGTTGAGATCGGGCGGGCGTCCCGGTATTCCAGCGGTTATACCCGGCTGGGAGCAAAAGCCATACTGGAAAGAGCAGTAGCAAATGCTGTCTGGTCGGTGACCGGCCAGATCGACTGGGTGGATGATGAATATCAATACGCAATACCTTTGCGGAAAATAATGATCAGTCAGATCATCCCGGGGGCCGGGCTGAATTATTTCAGATCTGTTCGGAAAAGTTCTTTTGCCATCAATATCCAGGGAAGGTATACGCACAATACGGAAGCCCGGTATAGCTGGCCCGATGTCAATGAGGAAAGCATGGTTTATGCCATGTTAACCGACATGTACAGGTCCTATGCTGCAGACGGATTGAGTTTAAAGGGCTTTATACGTTATGATATCCCGGTGGCGCCAAAGCTGGGGATATATTTTAAAACAGCTGCAGAGCGGAACCGGTTTAAGACTTTTTCAGGACAGGCATATGAGTTCTGGCTGACGGCAGGGGTTAGTTTTTAG
- a CDS encoding (Fe-S)-binding protein codes for MNVQIFIPCFVDQLYPETGFNMVKVLEKFGCTVSYNAGQTCCGQPAFNAGFREESKAVCTKFLNDFKGSDYIVAPSASCVGFVRNYYPALFDNSSVHNEVKALGARIYEFSEFLIHVLKVTDTGAMLRGNATYHDSCAGLRECKIKSEPRALLSNVKGLVLNELKDVETCCGFGGTFAVKFPSISINMGEQKVENAIATGAEYLISTDLSCLMHLQGYIDHKKYSIKTMHLADVLASGW; via the coding sequence ATGAACGTACAGATTTTTATACCTTGCTTTGTGGACCAGCTGTATCCTGAAACGGGATTCAATATGGTAAAAGTGCTGGAAAAATTTGGCTGTACCGTATCCTACAATGCCGGTCAGACCTGTTGCGGGCAGCCAGCATTTAATGCCGGTTTCCGGGAAGAGTCGAAAGCGGTCTGTACAAAATTCCTGAACGATTTCAAAGGCAGTGATTATATTGTGGCCCCCAGCGCAAGCTGCGTGGGCTTTGTACGGAATTATTACCCGGCGCTTTTTGATAACTCCTCCGTGCATAACGAAGTAAAAGCATTGGGGGCAAGGATCTATGAGTTTTCAGAATTTCTTATTCATGTGTTGAAAGTAACCGATACCGGTGCCATGCTCAGGGGCAATGCTACTTATCATGACAGCTGCGCGGGACTTCGTGAATGCAAGATCAAATCGGAGCCCCGGGCGCTATTGTCCAATGTAAAAGGATTGGTGCTGAACGAGCTGAAGGATGTGGAGACCTGCTGCGGTTTTGGCGGAACCTTTGCGGTGAAATTTCCTTCCATATCCATTAATATGGGAGAACAAAAAGTGGAGAATGCCATAGCCACAGGAGCGGAATACCTGATCAGTACGGACCTGTCCTGCCTGATGCATTTACAGGGGTACATCGATCATAAAAAATATTCCATAAAAACCATGCACCTGGCGGATGTACTGGCCAGTGGCTGGTAG
- a CDS encoding TonB-dependent receptor, with protein sequence MITDSSGGALQNVVIELKGDRKPTVLSAENGSYNLTVAPGSYEISFQHSGYVTQKKKIQVAANERLNITITLLRDPKQLEEVFVTAQESRGLTSASIIDRDAMRVLQPSSFADLMELLPGGRSRAPRLTEVNPIRLRESPIDRNGNYSNASDISSLGTGFYIDGAPLITDADMQSTEGFSTADANGPRNITGKGVDMRTIPTDQIEKVEVIRGIPSVEYSDLTSGAVLITRKKGEKPLTARIKADGFGKLFSAGKGFYFSRRKLSLNTDIDFLDAVSDPTKNFVNYKRLTASIRTDKNWEKGTRLLNWAAAFDLSHNIDDEKPDPDNSLAGIDKYKSTNNRYAFNNKLSLRYKERRFIKSAELSANVSYSDNLIDLTKWIQPRTATVLVNTTAPGVHDAGFLTTGYAGHLIVEGKPVTGSGKLIINGNYHTGSIFHRLKIGSEYRYSKNFGRGQVYDLNFPLDVVSRPLTGSADRPRAFKDIPALQQLSAYVENVSDVNLQNHHFMLSAGLRGFSSPGINRRYAISGKLFFDPRINFKWTLPALLVNDKSLYITLGTGYGVLTKLPTTDDLYPVKNYIDLIQLNYYHNNPAFRTANAVTYIFDATNYQLQPAINHKWELNADLNYDHYRLSVTYFKEKMNSGFRGTSVYQALAYRKYDNASINPDTLTTRPGVGDFAYRDVKEYHGYTIPSNGSGLVKEGVEYQLNTKRFRGINTRFTLNGAWFRTNYSNSQTSYNVISTSVITNGNIRQYVGRYEEDNGTFYEQFNTNLTADVYIKTLNMYIAASFQSRWFISSQMAYKSSTPVTYLDINGTEYVYNEESIRRDPDIKFLDRQYSPEIFKKNTVPIDLQSNIKVSKGLKNGKAMLSMFVNKMFVYTPNYYNENGVYIIRKGIDNSPYFGMELNLNL encoded by the coding sequence ATGATCACGGATTCTTCCGGCGGTGCGCTGCAAAATGTTGTTATAGAGTTGAAGGGTGACAGGAAGCCGACCGTATTATCGGCGGAAAACGGATCTTATAACCTGACGGTTGCCCCGGGGAGCTATGAAATAAGCTTTCAGCATTCGGGTTATGTCACTCAAAAGAAAAAGATCCAGGTGGCCGCAAATGAGCGGCTGAATATAACAATTACGCTTTTACGTGATCCCAAGCAGCTGGAGGAGGTTTTTGTAACCGCACAGGAGTCCAGGGGGCTTACGAGTGCCTCTATCATTGATCGTGATGCGATGCGGGTATTGCAGCCTTCCAGTTTTGCAGACCTCATGGAGCTGTTACCGGGCGGTCGTTCCAGAGCGCCCCGGCTTACCGAAGTAAATCCTATCCGGCTGCGGGAAAGCCCGATTGATAGGAATGGCAACTACAGCAACGCTTCCGATATCAGCTCGCTGGGTACCGGATTTTATATTGACGGAGCACCTTTGATTACTGATGCGGACATGCAATCCACAGAAGGGTTCTCTACCGCAGATGCCAACGGGCCAAGAAACATTACGGGAAAAGGAGTGGATATGCGTACCATTCCTACCGACCAGATCGAGAAAGTAGAGGTCATCCGGGGGATACCTTCGGTAGAATACAGTGATCTTACCAGCGGCGCGGTACTGATCACCCGTAAAAAGGGTGAAAAACCTCTAACCGCAAGAATAAAGGCGGATGGATTTGGTAAATTATTTTCTGCAGGGAAGGGGTTTTATTTTTCCCGCAGAAAATTGTCCCTGAATACCGATATTGATTTCCTGGATGCAGTCTCAGATCCGACAAAGAATTTTGTGAACTATAAACGCCTCACAGCTTCCATACGGACGGATAAAAACTGGGAGAAGGGCACCCGGCTGCTGAACTGGGCCGCTGCGTTTGATCTTTCTCATAATATAGATGATGAAAAGCCTGATCCGGATAATTCACTGGCCGGTATTGATAAATACAAGTCAACCAATAACAGGTATGCATTCAACAATAAGCTTTCGCTGCGTTATAAAGAAAGACGTTTTATTAAATCGGCCGAACTGTCTGCCAATGTAAGTTACAGCGATAACCTGATCGATCTTACAAAATGGATACAGCCCCGGACAGCAACCGTACTGGTAAACACTACAGCACCCGGGGTGCATGATGCGGGATTTCTTACAACGGGTTATGCTGGTCATTTGATCGTAGAAGGAAAGCCTGTTACCGGTTCCGGAAAATTAATTATAAATGGGAATTATCATACCGGAAGTATTTTTCACCGGCTTAAAATAGGCAGTGAGTACCGCTACAGTAAAAATTTCGGGAGGGGGCAGGTATATGATCTGAATTTCCCCCTTGACGTTGTCAGCAGGCCATTGACCGGGTCGGCAGATCGTCCCAGGGCCTTTAAGGACATCCCGGCGCTGCAGCAGTTATCTGCATATGTTGAGAATGTGTCTGATGTTAATTTGCAAAACCATCATTTTATGTTGTCGGCAGGACTGCGCGGATTCAGCAGTCCCGGAATAAACCGCCGGTATGCGATTTCAGGTAAATTATTTTTTGATCCCCGGATCAATTTCAAATGGACGCTCCCGGCACTCCTGGTAAATGATAAGAGCCTGTATATTACACTGGGCACGGGTTATGGCGTTTTAACAAAATTGCCGACAACTGATGACCTGTATCCTGTTAAGAACTATATAGACCTGATCCAGTTAAATTACTATCACAATAATCCCGCTTTCAGAACGGCAAATGCTGTTACTTATATTTTTGATGCAACCAATTATCAGCTTCAGCCTGCCATTAACCATAAATGGGAGTTGAATGCCGATCTGAACTATGATCACTACCGGTTATCGGTAACTTATTTTAAAGAGAAAATGAACTCTGGTTTCCGGGGGACTTCCGTATACCAGGCGCTTGCCTACAGAAAATACGATAACGCATCCATTAACCCTGATACCCTAACTACAAGGCCGGGAGTAGGCGATTTTGCTTATAGGGATGTAAAGGAATACCACGGATATACGATACCTTCTAACGGAAGCGGACTGGTTAAAGAGGGCGTAGAATACCAGCTGAACACGAAGCGCTTCAGAGGTATCAATACACGCTTTACCCTGAACGGTGCCTGGTTCCGGACCAATTATTCCAACAGTCAGACCTCCTATAATGTCATCAGCACCAGCGTTATTACCAATGGCAATATACGGCAATATGTGGGCCGGTATGAAGAGGATAACGGCACGTTCTATGAACAGTTTAATACCAACCTGACCGCAGACGTGTACATAAAAACATTGAATATGTACATTGCAGCCTCTTTTCAGTCCCGGTGGTTCATCAGCTCACAAATGGCCTACAAGTCAAGTACACCGGTCACTTACCTGGATATCAACGGCACGGAGTACGTTTATAACGAGGAAAGCATCCGGCGGGATCCCGATATAAAATTCCTGGACAGGCAGTATAGCCCGGAAATTTTCAAAAAAAATACCGTGCCCATCGACCTGCAGTCGAACATCAAGGTTTCCAAGGGGCTGAAGAACGGAAAAGCAATGCTTTCCATGTTTGTAAACAAGATGTTTGTGTATACGCCTAATTATTATAATGAGAACGGGGTGTACATCATAAGAAAGGGCATCGATAATTCGCCCTACTTCGGTATGGAATTGAATCTGAACTTATAA
- a CDS encoding DUF4876 domain-containing protein, producing MKRQSLKWLFIFSLFSIWVAGCKKDDTNYNPLAPTAISFNNPEGVTNAEITSGSLKIREINSGRESVISTFSQGKMSADLTPGSYEFSFTGAIKYDKDGSSLTAHVKAFKDQVVIREATEAAVALDLFLVNASEGFVIQEIFFTGTRTPEDKTYNGDKYIIIHNNSDKVLYADSLIVAESHFLTTTKRDYTPDVMKDAFTSSSIYMIPGNGKTYPIEPGASFTIAENAINHLEFNSNSMDLSNAKFEVDLIPTLNVDNPAVPNTIRVFGNGTPMHNRGFKSYVLAKLDVSLDAFKQNNLYTASYTNSAGGQTAAQVYRINNNTILDAVNLSVAAEFNWIVTAPSIDMGWSHCGAIDGDPQRYGKSVIRKVLSTGEGGRVILKDDNNSTEDFTADARASLLK from the coding sequence ATGAAACGACAAAGTTTAAAATGGCTGTTTATCTTTTCCCTCTTCAGTATATGGGTAGCAGGATGTAAAAAAGATGACACCAATTATAATCCATTAGCACCAACGGCCATCTCGTTTAACAATCCGGAAGGGGTAACAAATGCAGAGATTACTTCCGGCAGTCTTAAGATAAGAGAAATCAATTCAGGGAGGGAGTCGGTCATCTCCACATTCAGCCAGGGGAAAATGTCGGCGGACCTTACACCCGGCTCTTATGAATTCAGCTTTACCGGCGCTATTAAATATGATAAAGACGGAAGCTCGCTTACTGCGCATGTAAAAGCATTTAAAGACCAGGTGGTCATCCGTGAGGCGACTGAAGCGGCGGTTGCCCTTGACCTGTTCCTGGTAAATGCATCCGAAGGATTTGTGATACAGGAGATATTCTTCACCGGCACCCGGACACCGGAGGACAAAACTTATAACGGAGACAAGTATATCATCATTCACAATAATTCGGATAAAGTGTTGTATGCAGACAGTCTTATCGTTGCGGAATCTCACTTTCTTACAACCACAAAAAGGGATTACACTCCGGATGTTATGAAGGATGCGTTTACCAGCAGCAGTATTTATATGATACCAGGTAACGGCAAGACCTATCCCATTGAACCGGGTGCTTCCTTCACTATTGCAGAAAATGCTATTAATCATTTGGAATTTAACAGCAATTCGATGGATCTGAGCAACGCAAAATTCGAAGTGGATCTGATTCCTACGCTGAATGTAGACAATCCTGCTGTACCCAATACCATCCGCGTTTTCGGAAATGGCACACCTATGCACAACCGCGGATTTAAATCCTATGTACTGGCAAAGCTGGATGTATCGCTGGATGCGTTTAAGCAAAATAACCTGTACACGGCATCTTACACCAATTCCGCAGGCGGACAAACGGCAGCGCAGGTATACCGCATCAACAACAATACCATTTTGGATGCTGTAAATCTTAGTGTGGCCGCTGAATTTAACTGGATTGTTACGGCACCTTCAATAGATATGGGATGGTCGCACTGCGGCGCGATTGACGGGGACCCGCAGCGGTATGGAAAAAGCGTTATCCGGAAAGTATTGTCAACCGGCGAAGGTGGCCGTGTTATTTTAAAGGATGATAATAATTCAACAGAAGATTTTACCGCAGATGCGCGTGCGTCATTACTCAAATAA
- the ribH gene encoding 6,7-dimethyl-8-ribityllumazine synthase, translating into MATPGNSSLYNIDTGILKENACVILVKTEWNAAIVDALEAGCKKIFDTYKIRYQTLVVPGAVELPFAIKRHWERNKETAAAPDAFIALGCVIKGDTPHFEYVCDSVTQGVLQLNLLLPVPTIFGVLTVNTEEQARERIGGIHGHKGAEAAITALKMIHS; encoded by the coding sequence ATGGCAACACCAGGAAACAGTTCTTTATACAATATTGATACGGGCATTCTGAAAGAGAATGCCTGTGTTATTTTAGTGAAAACAGAGTGGAATGCAGCGATCGTGGATGCGCTGGAAGCCGGTTGCAAAAAGATCTTTGATACGTATAAGATCCGGTACCAGACCCTTGTGGTTCCCGGTGCTGTAGAATTGCCCTTTGCCATAAAACGGCACTGGGAGCGGAATAAAGAGACCGCGGCGGCCCCGGATGCCTTTATTGCGCTGGGTTGTGTGATCAAAGGCGATACACCACATTTCGAGTATGTATGCGATTCCGTAACCCAGGGGGTATTGCAGCTGAACCTGCTGTTGCCGGTGCCGACCATTTTCGGTGTGCTGACCGTTAATACGGAAGAGCAGGCCCGGGAGCGGATCGGCGGTATACACGGGCACAAGGGAGCCGAAGCAGCCATTACGGCCCTCAAAATGATCCATTCCTGA
- a CDS encoding carbon-nitrogen hydrolase family protein: MNISVAQVRSVKGNIPANIEIHKRTIAVAADYKAAAVFFPELSVTGYEPELAEQLATNREDQRFNDFQLLSDNNKITIGIGMPTVARAGIHISMIIFQPHVPRQVYSKQELHTDELPYFVNGDGQLILEAGNQKIAPAICFESLQMHHATTAKALGADLYLASVAKSQKGVDKAMLHYPVVAKNYSIPVLMANCVGYCDNFNSAGKSSVWTKEGRLAGQLDNEEGLLIFDTDTEHVTSRLL; encoded by the coding sequence ATGAATATCTCAGTTGCACAAGTAAGATCCGTTAAAGGGAATATCCCCGCAAACATTGAAATACATAAAAGGACGATAGCGGTTGCTGCAGATTATAAGGCAGCGGCCGTTTTTTTTCCTGAGCTTTCTGTTACGGGGTACGAGCCTGAACTGGCGGAACAGCTGGCGACAAACCGGGAGGACCAGCGGTTCAATGATTTTCAGCTGCTAAGTGACAATAATAAAATAACCATTGGTATTGGTATGCCAACGGTTGCAAGAGCAGGCATACACATCAGCATGATCATTTTCCAACCCCATGTACCAAGACAGGTCTATTCTAAACAGGAATTACATACAGACGAATTGCCCTATTTTGTAAATGGCGATGGCCAGCTGATTCTGGAAGCCGGCAACCAAAAAATTGCTCCGGCAATTTGTTTCGAAAGTTTACAGATGCACCATGCAACAACTGCAAAAGCGCTTGGCGCTGACCTTTACCTGGCGAGTGTGGCAAAATCGCAAAAGGGAGTTGATAAAGCGATGCTCCATTATCCCGTAGTGGCAAAGAACTATTCCATACCTGTTCTAATGGCCAACTGTGTTGGTTATTGCGACAATTTTAATAGTGCCGGGAAAAGTTCGGTTTGGACGAAAGAGGGGCGCCTGGCGGGGCAGCTGGATAACGAGGAAGGCCTTTTGATTTTTGACACGGACACGGAACATGTTACTTCCAGGTTGCTGTAA
- a CDS encoding tetratricopeptide repeat protein: MADKRNEEAVNEHIADSNAVDGLRVFWLKHSKKIAAVLGLIVVLGGGYMLYKAFVQKPKIEEALDKSFKAESFFRKDSFNLALNGDGVSPGFITIAKKYSGTPTGNLAKFYAGVCYVKLNQNDKAISYLKDFKTDSKQIQQRAYKLLGDAYGDMGKGAEALDNYKKAAHEFESDQMASADALFSAAYLAQHVLNNKNEAISLYKELKEKFPRTQPGFDADKYLAQLGVYNVN, encoded by the coding sequence ATGGCAGATAAGCGAAATGAAGAAGCTGTAAACGAGCATATTGCAGATTCGAACGCTGTTGATGGTTTAAGAGTATTCTGGTTAAAGCACAGTAAAAAAATAGCGGCCGTTCTGGGCCTGATCGTAGTACTGGGCGGAGGTTATATGCTGTATAAGGCTTTTGTACAAAAGCCGAAAATAGAAGAGGCGCTGGATAAGAGTTTTAAAGCAGAATCCTTTTTCAGGAAGGATTCGTTCAACCTGGCATTGAATGGCGATGGTGTTAGTCCGGGTTTCATTACGATTGCAAAAAAATACAGCGGTACCCCTACCGGTAACCTGGCTAAGTTTTATGCCGGCGTTTGTTATGTCAAATTAAATCAGAATGACAAGGCCATCAGTTATCTGAAAGATTTCAAGACCGATTCAAAACAGATCCAGCAGCGTGCCTATAAATTGCTGGGAGATGCCTATGGTGATATGGGAAAAGGTGCTGAGGCGCTGGATAACTATAAAAAAGCGGCACACGAATTTGAATCCGATCAGATGGCTTCTGCCGATGCCTTGTTCAGTGCGGCCTACCTGGCACAGCATGTGCTGAATAACAAAAATGAAGCGATCAGTCTTTACAAAGAATTAAAGGAAAAATTTCCGCGTACACAGCCGGGCTTTGACGCCGATAAGTACCTGGCGCAGCTGGGCGTTTATAATGTGAATTAA